In Butyricicoccus intestinisimiae, the DNA window CGCGCTTCGCAAAATTATCTCGGATTACACGATGGAATCCGGCGTGCGCGGACTCAAAAAGCGCATAGATACGCTGTGCCGCAGCGCCGCGGTCAAACTGGTCAAGGGAGAAAACACAGCCGTCACGGTCGGCACACGGCAGCTCAAAGAAATGCTCGACCGCAAGCCGATGCGGCATGACACGGCGATGAAAACCGGTGTGCCGGGCGTTGTCACGGGCTTGGCGTGGACACAGGCGGGCGGCGACATTCTGTTTTTGGAAACCATGTTCACCAAGGGCGAGGGAAAAATTCATATTACCGGCCAGCTCGGCGATGTGATGAAGGAATCGGTACAGGTTGCCATCAGTCTGGTCAAGAGCATGTATCCGGACAAGGCGGATATGTTCAAGGAGTATGATTTGCATGTTCATGTGCCGGACGGCGCGGTGCCGAAGGACGGCCCGTCCGCAGGTATTACGCTGACAACGGCACTCGCCTCGCTTGTGACGGGGAAGGCGGTAGAGCCGACGGTTGCCATGACCGGCGAGGTTTCGCTGCGCGGCGGCGTCATGCCGATTGGCGGTCTGCCGGAAAAGCTGATGGCGGCGGTTCGCGCGGGCATTCGCACGGTGATGATTCCCAAGGACAACGAGGAAGACTTGGAGGATGTCGCGGAGGAAGTCAAGCGCCAGCTGACGATTGTTCCGGTCAGCAGCGTCTCACAGGTGCTGGAGAAAACCGGCTTGCGATAATATGGAAAGCCCAAGAGATTGCACTCTTGGGCTTTTTTCTTGCCGTTTGCGTACAAAAACCGTATAATAGAATCAATTCAAACCGAAGGAGTGTGGCAAATGATTCCGTTTTCCATCTTGAGTGGGCAGCTGCTGGCAGAAGGAAACAGCATACAGGAAATTAGCATCTTGGATGTGTCGCGCATTGGATTTCCGTTCCGTGTGCCGAAGTCGTTTCACAAAAGCTGGGATGCCATTCGGCTGCAGTTTTATTGCCGGAAGGACAGTGCCTATCGTGAGGTCGTTTTGCGCGATGTTTTCTGCGAAATGCAGCAGGAGACGGAATTTTTTGTGGTCTATCGTGTCGAAACCAATCAGCTGGATTACAAAGCGGCTGTGACGCAGCTGATGGCGGAGTACAGCCAATATATTTCGCTCAAGCTGGAGGAGGACGCCGGCACTTTGGCGCAGACATGGGCGGGCTATCCGGCACAGATGGATGATATATTTGCGCCGCATTGGGACGCGCAGCGGCACGACTGGTTTTCCGGTATGCAGCCGGATGCCGCTTGGCGCGCCTGCATACCCAAGCTGCCGCCGCTGGCGGTTGCGCTGGATCGACCGGAGCTGTGGGAAAAATATATCGCATTGCCGGACTCGGAGTTTTTTGCATGGTATTGGGCGCTGCACGGATTGGGCAAACATCCGATTTCACGCATGTCGGTGCGGTATGTGTATGTCGGCAGCGCGTACTGTCCGCGCCTGTTTCCGGAGCCGCAAGCGCTGTGCAGGCTTGTGCACAAGGCGCGGCGCGAGAACTTGCAGCCGGTATTGGTGACGTCTATGCTGCGGGAGCACGATGTGCCGCGCGCACAGGATTGGCTGCGGCATCTGCCGGAACAGAACATGGAACTTGTCTGCAACGACTGGGGCATGATGGAATTGGTCAAGCGGGCGGGGCATACGCCGGTGTGCGGAACGCTGCTCAACAAACGCCGAAAAGATGCCCGCCTTGCGTATAAAACCGGCATGGCTGCGCATCGAGATCAGTTGCGGCAGACAGCAGTGCAGGCGGGCTTTTATCGGGCTTGGCTGCGGCGCACCTATGGCGTCGAAACCATTTCGTTTGAAGCGTGCGGATATGTGCCGGATTTGACACCGAATGCTGATGTCTATGCGCCGTTTTACCAGACGAACACAGCGGGACATTGTACGCTGTATGCGGTGTGTCACAACGGCAGCCGCGGGCGCCAGACGGTGGAGGACGATTGCCCGCAGTACTGCCGCGAACGGGTGTTTTTGTATCCCGACCATCTGCACATGATTGGACGGTACAACAGCCTGTTCGGCGCAGATTTGCGTATCCTGACAGACGGGGCGTATCTGGATGCCTTTCTCAGCCAAAAGCCGCGCCGTCTTGTCATCAACCTGCTTTGAGGAGGAAAAGCTATGAAAATTACAGCGGGAATCGGCTCGGCAGATGCATACATTCCCTGTGTCGAAGCGGGTGCGCAAGAGCTGTTCTGCGGGTATGTTCCGGCGGACTGGATGGAGAAATACGGGATTTTTCTGCCGCTCAACCGGCGGGAGGTGCTGTACTATCCGGTGCAAATCGGTGCGCGCAGCGAGCTGCAGATTTTGGGCAGCATGAAAGAGGTCTACGGCGTGCCGGTGACGATTACGCTCAATTCGCTGTATTACATGCCGGAGCAGTACCCGATTTTGGCGGCGTATATCGAGCAGTGTATGCAGGATGGGTTTTCATCGTTCATCGTCGCGGATATGGCGCTGCTGGTGTATTTGCATGCACAGGGCATAGACCGGCACATACAGCTGCACATCAGCGGAGAGCTGTCCGAAGTCAATCGCCTGACCATCGCGCAGTGCAAACAGCTGGGCGCGCAGCGCATCATTTTTCATCGCAAGACCACACTGGCGGATATGCACGCCTGCACGGCGGCACAACCGGAACTGGAGTATGAAGCGTTTGTGCTCAATGAGATGTGTCATTTTCACGGGGCGTTTTGCAGTTCGCTGCATTGCGATGAGCTGCCTCACGCTTGCCTGATACCGTATAAACTGGGCGGAGCATACGATTCCATATATTCCCAAGAAAAACCGTGTGACGAGCCTGTGCGGGCACGTGTCGGGCAATCCGGATGCGGGCTGTGCGCGCTGTGGCGCATGAAGCAGGCGGGCATTGCATATGGGAAGCTCGTGAGCCGCGGAAATTTTTTGGAAGAAACCGTGCGCGACATTCGCGCGTTCCGCGCGGCGCTGGATATTGTGGAGGCGAGCGCATCCGAGACGGATTTCCAAGCGCAGATGAAAAAGCAGCTGTTTCCGGACGGCTGCAGCGGCGCTTGCTATTATCCGGTCAATCGGGTACAATGAGAGAGGAAGAAACCCTAAGAGGAGCAAAAATTGAAACGAATAAAAACTCTTTTGCTGATTGTCGTTGTCTCTCTTACTGTGTTTGCCGCAGGCTTTGCCTTTGTGTCCGTCCATGTCTATCACAGATCCATCGGCGCGTCACTGACAGAGCTGCGGCTGCAGTCCAAAAACTCGACGCGGGTGTTCGAGACAGCGCAAAATGCGCAGAAATACATGCAGCGGCGGGCAAAATCAGAAGACAAGTGGTATGAACTGCCGAAAGACGTGTCGTTTGAAAGTACGATGATTGTCTTTCATTATCGAAACATCAAGCTGCTGGCGTTTGTGCCGGAGAGCGAAAAAAAGCATATTGTCCTGTATCTGCACGGCGGCGCATATGTGAGCCAGATTTCCAAAAATCAGCTGCGCTTTTGCGACCGGCTGGCGCAGCAGTCGGATTCTGTCGTGCTGGCACCGATTTATCCGTTGGCGCCCAATCATCGGTTCAGCGAAACATATCTGGTGCTGGAACACCTGTATCCGGACATTCGCGGGTACACGGATTTGCCGCTGACGATTTTGGGAGATTCCGCGGGCGGCGGACTTGCCGCCGGATTTTGCGAGTATCTCGGCGTGTGGGGCTGGGAACAGCCGGAGCATTTGATTCTCATTTGCCCGTGGCTGGATGCCACGCTGTCCAATCCGGACATCAAGCGCTATGCCAAGCATGACCCAACGCTGTCTCCGAAGGGCTTGCGGAGAATGGGGAAAGCATGGGCAGGACCGTATACCAACGCGAAGGACTACCGCATCAGCCCGATGTTTGGAGAGCTTTCGTACTTCCGCGATGTCACGCTGTTCACCGGCACACGCGAGCTGCTGTATCCGGATGTCGTCAAGTTTTCCGAGCTGCTGCAGGAGGCGGGAGCGGAGACCACGCTGCATGTTGGAAACGGCCTGAACCACAACTACCCGCTCTATGACATTCTGGAAGCGGGAGAGGCGATGCGGCAAATCTGCGAGGCGATCGCACGCTGAGCAGGCTTGTTTTGTTTTCATTGTACATAAAAAGACGGCATACATCCAACGCGATGTATGCCGTCTTGCTATTTCTTTATGCAGCAAATAACAGAGATTACAGCTTCTTGCCGGTCAGCAGTTCATATGCCTGCAGATACTTGGCAATGGTCTTTTCGGTGATGTCCGTCGGCAGCTCCCAGTCATGCTCGTTTGCCTTGAGCCAGTCGCGTGCGAACTGTTTGTCGAAGGACGGCTGACCGTGACCCGGCTCATAGCCGTCTGCCGGCCAGAAACGGGAGGAATCCGGTGTCAGCATCTCATCACCCAGAACGATGTTGCCGTTTTCATCGAGACCGAACTCAAACTTGGTGTCGGCGATGATGATACCGCGGCTCAGTGCGTAGTCAGCGCACTTCTTGTACAGAGCGATGGTGTAGTCGCGCAGCTTCTGTGCGTACTCTGCGCCCTTGCCCGGGAAGCACTTCTCCAGATGATCGATGCTCTGCTCGTAGG includes these proteins:
- a CDS encoding U32 family peptidase; protein product: MKITAGIGSADAYIPCVEAGAQELFCGYVPADWMEKYGIFLPLNRREVLYYPVQIGARSELQILGSMKEVYGVPVTITLNSLYYMPEQYPILAAYIEQCMQDGFSSFIVADMALLVYLHAQGIDRHIQLHISGELSEVNRLTIAQCKQLGAQRIIFHRKTTLADMHACTAAQPELEYEAFVLNEMCHFHGAFCSSLHCDELPHACLIPYKLGGAYDSIYSQEKPCDEPVRARVGQSGCGLCALWRMKQAGIAYGKLVSRGNFLEETVRDIRAFRAALDIVEASASETDFQAQMKKQLFPDGCSGACYYPVNRVQ
- a CDS encoding alpha/beta hydrolase fold domain-containing protein, with protein sequence MKRIKTLLLIVVVSLTVFAAGFAFVSVHVYHRSIGASLTELRLQSKNSTRVFETAQNAQKYMQRRAKSEDKWYELPKDVSFESTMIVFHYRNIKLLAFVPESEKKHIVLYLHGGAYVSQISKNQLRFCDRLAQQSDSVVLAPIYPLAPNHRFSETYLVLEHLYPDIRGYTDLPLTILGDSAGGGLAAGFCEYLGVWGWEQPEHLILICPWLDATLSNPDIKRYAKHDPTLSPKGLRRMGKAWAGPYTNAKDYRISPMFGELSYFRDVTLFTGTRELLYPDVVKFSELLQEAGAETTLHVGNGLNHNYPLYDILEAGEAMRQICEAIAR